From the genome of Streptacidiphilus rugosus AM-16, one region includes:
- a CDS encoding VWA domain-containing protein, translating into MSTPHAGAGAGAPAPTDEGLERWRLILGQAAERCTGPLGPQAAARDAALEWLYGRDTDLEQRGERRATPAGRTGGDGPSQITAVDWLDDIYRLFPKETIERLERDAVEQYEIHEIVTDPDVLARVEPNPTLLRAVLRTKHLMNPQVLGMARRIVEAVVRDLLERLRPEVRRAFTGSRSRRPSRLPLARDFDFQGTIRANLAHYQPEQRRVLIERPRFHSRTRKHLEQWQLILLVDQSGSMVNSVIHSAVTAACLWSLPGLRTHLVAFDTEVVDLTSDVTDPVELLMGVQLGGGTNIARAADYAAGLVDNPRRSIVAIVSDFYEGGDPYRLVRTVRALVEQGATVLGLAALDEEADPVYDRDLAGRLAEAGAHVGAMTPGQLAEFVAEKVGR; encoded by the coding sequence ATGAGCACGCCCCACGCCGGCGCCGGAGCCGGAGCGCCCGCCCCCACCGACGAAGGCCTGGAGCGCTGGCGGCTCATCCTCGGCCAAGCCGCCGAGCGCTGCACCGGACCGCTCGGCCCGCAGGCCGCCGCCCGCGACGCGGCACTCGAGTGGCTCTACGGCCGCGACACGGACCTGGAGCAGCGCGGCGAGCGACGCGCCACGCCGGCTGGTCGCACCGGCGGCGACGGCCCGTCTCAGATCACCGCAGTGGACTGGCTCGACGACATCTACCGGCTCTTCCCCAAGGAGACCATCGAACGGCTCGAACGCGACGCCGTCGAGCAGTACGAGATCCACGAGATCGTCACCGACCCCGACGTGCTCGCACGAGTCGAACCCAACCCCACCCTGCTCCGAGCTGTCCTGCGCACGAAACACCTGATGAACCCGCAAGTTCTGGGCATGGCACGGCGCATCGTCGAGGCCGTGGTCCGCGATCTGCTGGAACGGCTGCGGCCGGAGGTGCGCCGGGCCTTCACCGGTTCCCGCTCACGGCGCCCGAGCCGACTCCCGCTGGCCCGCGACTTCGACTTCCAGGGCACGATCCGTGCCAACCTGGCGCATTACCAGCCGGAGCAGCGCCGCGTTCTTATCGAGCGGCCCCGCTTCCACTCCCGGACCCGAAAGCACCTGGAGCAGTGGCAGCTGATCCTGCTGGTCGACCAGTCCGGGTCGATGGTGAACTCGGTGATCCACTCTGCCGTCACCGCCGCCTGCCTGTGGAGCCTCCCGGGCCTGCGTACCCACCTCGTCGCCTTCGACACCGAGGTCGTCGACCTCACCTCGGACGTCACCGACCCGGTCGAGCTTCTGATGGGGGTCCAGCTCGGGGGTGGCACGAACATCGCCCGAGCCGCGGATTACGCCGCCGGTCTGGTGGACAACCCGCGTCGCAGCATCGTCGCGATCGTCTCCGACTTCTACGAAGGCGGCGATCCCTACCGACTGGTCCGCACTGTCCGTGCACTCGTCGAACAAGGCGCCACCGTGCTGGGTCTCGCCGCGCTGGACGAGGAGGCCGACCCGGTCTACGACCGAGACCTGGCAGGACGCCTGGCCGAAGCGGGAGCCCACGTGGGCGCGATGACGCCGGGACAGCTGGCCGAGTTCGTTGCAGAGAAGGTGGGCCGATGA